The genomic window GAAAACCTCACCATTACTGATGCAGAAATCTATCACACTGCGATCGGTGTGGGTGGCGAAGACGGTACAGTAATTCCCGATTGGGATTAGGGTGAACTAAGTTCAGCTAAACTTTAAGAAATAAAAGATGGGGTGAGAGAATTGGGTGTTAGCCAATATGATCTCTCACATACCTGCTCTGAAATACTTACCTAAACTTAGTAAAACTAGGTTTAGTGATTTCTTCCTGCTTCTTCCAAGGTAGAAGGCTACTTCTTGTCCACAGGCGTTAAGTTCAGGTCAAGCCGACTTTACTTTTTGTTTTTCAACTAAAAAGCTGATTGGTTTGTGCGTCCTTGGTTTTCGGACATACTATGATTTTGCAGCACTTAACGCTACTTTTTTTAGATATCTTTAAGCAGATTTAGCTAACAATTTGGCTACTTAGTAAAGCTCTCAAAAGTATTTAAACTGAGACCAAAATCTCTGATCTGCCGAAACTTAACATTTCTTCACTTCAATACGCGATGACCGACTGTCAGTTGGATACTATCAGCTACGGTGGACAGAGGCTGCGCCAAAGTATTCCTAGTTTGTAGTAAGCACCTTAGTGCTTAAAAGCATCAGGATTTAAACCCTAACTACGAACTTGCCGACATATCAATCCTAATTGGGTGCATTTATAAAGTATTGGTATCAAGAATCAATACGTTGATTGACGAACACGGTTTAAGATAGCTTTAATATTCAAGATGAAATCAGCGTTTGTGCTTATATAAATGAGAGGTAGAGTGATTTTTGCATGATCTGTACTTTATTTTAAGTAAGATGATGAGCAACTAACACAGCCTAGGATAGTCAGTAACCCAGCCCTAAAGGGACTGAGTTTCCAGCATACCGTGAGGTCTTATGATTTTAGACATCCTGTAGCCTTCTGACTTCTATCTGTCTAGTGACTGTCTACCTTGTAGTTGATGCTGTAGATGTTACAGGGCAATTATGGTTATAAGACGCTAAACCCTGTCACCAAATTCTATTGAATGCAAAAGTGCATCGCCTAATCAACAGCCTTTTGGTTGTAATTATCCAGATTAGAGAAACTCAACTGTCAAATTTATGGAAGTGAACATGCAAGAACCGGAATTCGCTCAAACCCAATCCAAAGAGACAACAGTGCCAGATATCAACAACCAAACAGGAACTATTACTAAACTCCAACCTCCTGTACAGTCTCAAGAGCAATGGGTAAAATACGGAGAACAAATTTCTGAATTTCTAGGAACACTACCTGATTATGTAGGTAACTTTTTTAATCAATATAAGCAGCCCTTGGTAAGCGTAGGCTTAATTCTAGGATCATTGGTTGCAGTTAGGGTACTGTTGGCAGTATTAGATGCTTTGAATGATATTCCTTTGGTAGCACCAACTTTTGAGTTAATCGGTATTGGTTACTCTGCTTGGTTTGTTTACCGCTACTTACTAAAAGCTTCAACCAGACAAGAGTTAAACAGTGAAATTACAACTCTGAAGTCCCAAGTAGTTGGTCACGATGGTTCAGAAAGCTAATATCTGAATAAATAATACATCAGATACTGACAGCTACTACAGGGTAGAACTTATTTAATAAAATGGTCAAGCAAAACGCTTGACCATTTTCGTTCTTTATGGTTTTGAGAGATGGGATAACCAAGTTTGTAGTAAGGACTTTAGTCCTTAGAAAAATCAGGACTAAAGTCCTTACTACGAACCGTCAAAACTAACTTGATAGACTACAACACCCGTAAGATGCTGGGAATGCTATCAACTGCTGCCAAACTCTGAATTTCGGCTAAGGCTTGGCGAAAATCACCTTCCCTCACATCGTGGGTAACAACTACAATTTCCGCTAGTCCTCCCTGAAAGCCTGTTTGGACAATTGACTCTAAACTCACACCATGATCACCAAAGCAAGTACCGAGTTTACCAATGACACCGGATTGGTCTTTGGTGAGGAATCGGGCGTAAAATCGAGTTACGAGGTCTGCTATCGGGGCAATTTGGCAGTAATCTTCATGTCTACAGGTTAAGAGGGCATTTGGTGCGGCGGTATTGCTTTTTAGTGCTGCCACTAAATTTAAAATATCTGATGTGACGGCACTAGCAGTAGCACCTGCACCCGCGCCAGGTCCAAAGAACATTACTTGACCGATGGGTTCTCCTTCTACAAGAATGGCGTTATAAACACCGTTAATACTTGCTAACGGATGTGCCTTGGGTACTAACGTTGGATGTACCCTGACAGATAGTTGGGCGTTATCATTAACGTGATTTGTAGCGATCGCTAGTAATTTAATGACAAAGCCCAATTTTTCGGCATAGGCAATATCGGTTTTACTAACTTGCCGAATCCCTTCACAATACACATCTTTTAAATGAATCCGGCCATCAAAAGCCAATGATGCCAAAATTGCGATTTTATCCCCTGCATCTAAGCCATCGACATCAGCCGTAGGGTCAGCTTCCGCATAACCCAAGCGTTGGGCATCAGCCAAAACATCAGCAAAGTCAATGCCTTCGGTTTGCATCCGGGTAAGGATGTAATTAGTTGTGCCGTTAACGATGCCAGTCACGGTATGCAGCCGGTTGACACTTAAAGCCTGCTTCAAGGGTTGAATTATGGGAATACCACCACCCACAGCCGCCTCTAGCATGACGTATAAGCCAGCTTGATTAGCAATTGTGAAAATTTCTGCCCCAAAGCGAGAAATAGCGGCTTTATTGGCAGTGACGACGTGCTTACCGTTCTTGAGGGCTTGGAGAATTAGCGATCGCGCCGGCTCTAATCCCCCCATCACCTCGACTACAATATCGATGTCCGGGTCGTTGACAATTGCTTCTAAATCTGTTGTGATAATTCCCGCAGGTAAATTAACATCACGAAGTTTATCTAGCGATCGCACTCCCACTCGATAAATTTCAATCTCTTGTAACAACGGGTGACGACCAGCCGCATCTTGTAGCAACTGCACAGTCCCCGTTCCTACCGTACCTAATCCTAAAATTCCCAGCTTTACACCCACAAAATTAACCCCAAACTCTATATTTAAGTGCTGAGTGTTGAGTGATGAGTGCTGAGTTGACTCAGAACTTACCACTCTTGTTTCAACTATATCTAGTGCTGAGTAGGGAGTGCTGAGTAGGGAGTGCTGTTAGCGGTAGCGCGGCGTTTAGCCGGTGCTGAGTTGGCTCAGAACTTACCACTCAACACTCAGCTATTTATTTATACAAAAAAATTGTAGGGTGGATTATTTACCCACCCTACAAACTCTACAAACTCATTACTCAGGACTCATTACTCAGCACTCGCTACTTAGTATGTTTCAACGTGCCAGCGGCCTGCTCTCTTGAGGTCTTTTTGATAGTCACTCCAGGTTACGCCTTCCTTAGCAGCAGCAGCAGTTAAAGCAGCATCAATACCATCTTCCATACCGCGCAAACCGCAGATGTAAGTGTGGGTTTTTTCGTTTTTGATCAACTGCCACAGTTCATCAGCATTTTCT from Nostoc sp. UHCC 0870 includes these protein-coding regions:
- a CDS encoding CAAD domain-containing protein, whose protein sequence is MQEPEFAQTQSKETTVPDINNQTGTITKLQPPVQSQEQWVKYGEQISEFLGTLPDYVGNFFNQYKQPLVSVGLILGSLVAVRVLLAVLDALNDIPLVAPTFELIGIGYSAWFVYRYLLKASTRQELNSEITTLKSQVVGHDGSES
- a CDS encoding homoserine dehydrogenase, with the translated sequence MGVKLGILGLGTVGTGTVQLLQDAAGRHPLLQEIEIYRVGVRSLDKLRDVNLPAGIITTDLEAIVNDPDIDIVVEVMGGLEPARSLILQALKNGKHVVTANKAAISRFGAEIFTIANQAGLYVMLEAAVGGGIPIIQPLKQALSVNRLHTVTGIVNGTTNYILTRMQTEGIDFADVLADAQRLGYAEADPTADVDGLDAGDKIAILASLAFDGRIHLKDVYCEGIRQVSKTDIAYAEKLGFVIKLLAIATNHVNDNAQLSVRVHPTLVPKAHPLASINGVYNAILVEGEPIGQVMFFGPGAGAGATASAVTSDILNLVAALKSNTAAPNALLTCRHEDYCQIAPIADLVTRFYARFLTKDQSGVIGKLGTCFGDHGVSLESIVQTGFQGGLAEIVVVTHDVREGDFRQALAEIQSLAAVDSIPSILRVL